A genomic region of Janthinobacterium lividum contains the following coding sequences:
- a CDS encoding LytR/AlgR family response regulator transcription factor, whose translation MHKPEMTCVIAEDETLLRDALVALLAEEWPSLRIVAACDDGGAALDAIATHQPDIAFLDIRMPGLTGLEVAAGALEASPATQVVFVTAYDQYAIDAFDKGAVDYLLKPIARERLQATLQRVQARAGKTQVDDGALAGLLQQLSSALPAAAKSPPLVWLTASSGKDTRLIMVEDIAYFQSDTKYTAVMTAEGEALLRKPIRELLDVLDPAIFKQIHRSTIVNMKMVASVTRDEVGRGALRLKTRPETLAVSQPFMALFRNM comes from the coding sequence ATGCATAAGCCCGAGATGACGTGCGTCATCGCCGAAGACGAAACCCTGCTGCGCGATGCGCTCGTGGCCCTGCTGGCCGAAGAGTGGCCCAGCTTGCGCATCGTCGCCGCCTGCGACGATGGCGGCGCGGCGCTCGACGCCATCGCCACGCATCAGCCCGACATCGCCTTCCTCGACATCCGCATGCCGGGATTGACGGGGCTGGAAGTGGCGGCCGGCGCGCTCGAAGCGAGTCCCGCCACGCAGGTGGTGTTCGTCACCGCCTACGACCAGTACGCGATCGATGCCTTTGACAAGGGCGCCGTCGACTATTTATTGAAACCCATAGCCCGCGAGCGCCTGCAGGCGACCTTGCAGCGCGTGCAGGCACGGGCCGGCAAGACCCAGGTGGATGACGGTGCGCTGGCCGGCCTGCTGCAGCAGTTGAGCAGCGCCTTGCCGGCGGCCGCCAAGTCGCCGCCGCTGGTATGGCTGACGGCCAGCAGCGGCAAGGATACGCGGCTGATCATGGTGGAAGACATCGCCTATTTTCAGTCCGACACCAAGTACACGGCCGTCATGACGGCCGAGGGCGAGGCGCTGCTGCGCAAGCCGATCCGCGAACTGCTCGACGTGCTCGATCCGGCCATCTTTAAACAGATCCACCGCTCCACCATCGTCAACATGAAAATGGTGGCGTCCGTCACGCGCGACGAAGTGGGACGCGGCGCCTTGCGCCTGAAGACGCGGCCGGAAACCCTGGCCGTGAGCCAGCCGTTCATGGCGCTGTTCCGGAATATGTAG